TCTCTGTAAATTATTCTCCCACGAGTTAGATCATAAGGAGAGAGAGCAACTTTTACTTTATCTCCGGGAACAATCCTTATAAAATATTTTCTCATTTTACCGGATAGATGAGCGAGTATAGTATGTCCGGTCTCAAGCTCTACTCTAAACATAGTGTTGGGAAGAGCTTCTTTTACGATGCCTTCTACTTCTATTGCTTCTTCTTTTGCCACAAAAACTCCTATTATTAGTGTAAACTTACTATACCGTAATGACTTAAAATTTGTCAAGCATAACTCTATGTTCTCAAAATAAACTGTATTGACTTTTTGGTTCTTTTATTGCATTGTAAGTCGCCAAAAGAGGATAGGAGGTTTCCCTTGGATAAAGCTTTTATAGCGGAGATGAAGAATAAACTTTTTGAGCTCAAAAAAGAAATTCTTTCTAATCTTGCACAGGAAAACGAGGAGCTTGAAGAGCTTCTTAATAACACAGAGGATAAAGATCTTGTTGATATTGCTTCTGCGGATATAGACAGGAGAATACTCAATTCTTTGGAAGGACACGAGCTAAGAAGGTTAAATCTAATAGATTCTGCATTGGCGAGAATAGAGAATGGGAAGTATGGTTATTGTCTCAAGGACGGCAAGCCTATTCCCAAAGAACGACTGGAAGCTATTCCTTATGCTTTGTATTGTCTTGATTGTCAAAAAGAACAGGAAAGAAAGAAAAAATTAAATATATAATGTTAAAATAATAAAAATATAAAGCTTCCTCCTGTGATTCCGATAAAAAACGCAGGAGGAACTATGATTTTACATAGTATTCCTGTTACAAGATTACCAGCTATAAAGTATCTTAATTCATTTTCCTCTGCATTGCCTGTTACTGTACCTGTGAAGTCACCAGGTCCTGTGATGATAAGGCTTAATAATGTTATAGGTATTCCTGCTGTATCTGATGATCAGGGAGTTTCTCTTGATAAACTACAGATGCTGGATGTTCTTATAGAAAGGTTTAGTAAAATTTCTCATAAGGAAGCCCCAGTAAAGCCTAGGAAGGATTTACCGTCCCCAATTCTGGATGCAATGGTCAAGGAGATGGAATCCCGCTTGCATGCGGAAACTGTACAGAATTTTGCAAACCCAATGGTTTCGGGGACAAAAGAGTTGGCTAGTGCTGTTCTTGTTAATATATCTGCCTGATAAACGAATTATATTCCTTTTCTTTTCCAATTGTAGTTGTTTCTCCATGTCCTGGGTATACAATGGTTTCCTCCGGAAGTCTACATAATTTTGCCAGGCTATAGAATATTTCTTGGGGATTGGAAAAAAGCAGATCTGTCCTTCCTATACTCATATCAAAGAGAGTGTCTCCAGAAAACAGTATTTTTTCTTGTCTAGAATATATGCAGATACTACCAGGGCTATGACCAGGTGTATGGATAATGGTAAGGTTGTCGATTTTGCTGCCTTCTTTTACTGTTACATGTTCTGACATGAGTTGTATGTTGTGAGATATTAGATTCTCATAATCGATGCCCATCTTAGCAAAAAACTTACGATGTATTTCTTCTGCCTTATCGGATATAAAAATAGAATCTTCTTCTCCTATGTATACCGGTGGTATTATGTTTGTTATTTCTTTTAATTTACTTTTTAGATAATTTAAGCCCGCTATATGATCAAGGTGCCCATGAGTACATATTATTGCTCTGATTTTAAGCGATGTATCGATATAATCAATTATCTTATCTGGCTCTGTCCCGGGATCTATTATGTACTGAGAATTATTATTTTCATCAATATATATGTAACTGTTACATCCCAGTTGACCTGATACTATCTTTTTTACCATGATATTTACGATACAATATATTGGAGGAATATTCCATAATGGGTTTTATCCGTCCTTTTCTTGTGTTTTTTTTATTTTATATTCTTATTCCTTGTATTTCTGCCATAATTGTTCATTATAATTGGAATAATTTTAGGAAGAGGTTTATTGCTTCTCTGTCTGTTGTTCCTTCGGATAAAATAAGCGATGGAGTATTTATAAGGAAATTTGGCAGGCTGGAATCTATTGTAAGGAATAGCATCTTATGGGTAAATATAGATGACAATATTTTATGGATTGATACGAGCATAATACCAATCTATTCTCTGGAAACAATTGATGATGACCTTCTTTCATGTAAGAACAATATAAAACAGCTTTCTCCTGCAGAGATGGAGGGGCTTTTTACGGGATTACAGGTTTACGTTTCAGGTGAAATTGTATTGAAAGAAGGGAATTATCACTTGTCCGGAAGTAAGGAAAGTCTTTTCATTCTCTTTTCTGGAAGAAAAGAAGATTTTGTACCCTATGTCATTGCAAAGTCACGTTATTTTAACGAGTTATGGAACCCTGTTACATTATTATCTCTTGGTATAGGTATGAGTATTCTGATTTTATACGGTCTTGTTGTTATACAATCCAACTTTCCTGTTGCAATAATTTCTCTTGCTCTTGCAGGACTTCCTGTAAGTGTTTTTTTCCCTCCTGCTGTATTCTTTTATTATTTTTTTAGAAAGCTTTGGCTAAAGGGAAAAAAGCATATAATAAAAATGGATATCGATAGTTTTGAGATGCAGTTTAGGAATCTAAAAGAGGAGGATTATATAAAGCGATATAGACTAAAAGGCAGCTTGCTATTGGTTTCTGCTATAGTTGTATTTACTTTGGGTATGATTGTCCAATTATATATTATTATTCTTCTTATGGTAAGATTTTTTAATAGTATTTGACTTTATTTATCTATAATTTTTTCTTACCGTAATTTACTGTAAGTTTTTTGCCTTTAAACTCTATGCCGTTAAGGCTTTCTACGACTTTGTCAATTATGGTTTCGTTTACTTCTGCAAAGGAATAGTTATCCATTATTCTTATGTTTCCTATGTCACTCTCTTTTACACCTTCTAGGCTTATGAGGAGATTTTTTATGTCTCCGGGAAAGATTTTTCTGTTCTTTCCTGCTCCTATAAATATGTCTTGCATAGGTGTTATTTTTATATCTTTTGTTTGAAGTATTGTTTTTAACATAAAGCCGGACACATAGGATCTCATGTTTAGAGGTATATTCTTTTTAAAAAGTTTTTTGTATTTTTCGAGTTCTTCCGTATCTTCTTCTTTTATATGTTCCTTTAACCTGCCCAAAAAGCCGGATATTACCTGTTCTATATTGGGGATGTTTTCCTTTTTCATATCAGTCACCACCTTTTTTTTAAGCTCTTCTATATTATTGTCTGTTATGTAGTTGCTTAATATAAAAACAAATGTGCTTGGGGTCCTCGGGCTTAGACAGTTTATTGCCTGGTTATAGTTTTTAATACTTGGGGGGGATGTAAATATTATGGCTTGTGTTGTGTATATGGGAGGGAAATCCTGGCCTTCTTCTATTATTAGTATTTCTATTTCTAGTGAAGAGAATTTTTGTACATTTTTTTCTATTTTTGATTTTACATCGTTTTTAAGAATAGTTCCTGTGGCAATACCAAGTCTTGTGAGTTCTTTGGCGATTTTTTCTACAAGATTTTCTTCTGCATAGCATATTGTTTTTTTTAAGCCATATGCCAAAATAAGAGAAGACACTATAAAGCTTTTATCTTGTTTTTTATCTTCTGTCTCAATGATTATGTTTTCTGTTCTGCTTTTTTTCCACATGGATAGATTAATTATCTGGGGATGCAAAGATAGTTTTTTGAGCTGGTTTTCTGCTTTCTCTATATTGCTGCTGATTGCAATGATGTTGGGTTTTGAGGGGATTTTTGAGATGATAAACTCTATGTCTGCAAAAAATGGCTCCAGACTTTCATTGTCTTTATCGGGGATTTCTATGATCAGAGTATCCACATCTTCCAAAGATAGATTCTCCCGTCGTATATGGTCTATTATTCTCGTATTTGTTCCGCATACTGCCTTGCTGGGAAAGTTTAGTGCTCCTGCTTCTTTACGCGGGCTTGTCTTCCCCCCTATAAATGTGAATGTTCTGTCATTATTGGTATTGGCCTGTTTTATCAAGTCTATTATTCTTGTCTCTGACCATGTTACAAGCAGTCCTTCTCTTTTTATTTTATTTTTTTTGTTTCTAAAGAAATACGCAGGGTATGGGATGATGTTCTTTTCTGTTTCTATGAGAATATCTTTTTTCTTTTCTATGGCTTGTCTTATTTTTGCCGAATCCAGAAAAGAGGAGTTTTTTTTGCTCTGTTGTATTCTGTGCTGCACTATTAAAACCTCAACTTAGCTGTAACCTGTCTTTACCTTATAAAGGCTTGCTTTATTTGTCAAGAAAAGTTTTTATCTAAAAAGAAAGGAGCTGCTAGGCAGCTCCAAAAGATATATTATGTTACCCGTACTATTGTTTTCTCATTTCTTGTGCTGCAGTTACCATGTTTTTTAATGCTGGTATCACTTCTGCCCAATCTCTTGTCTTAAGTCCACAGTCAGGATTTATCCATAGCTTTTCTTTTTTTATGTATTTTGCTGCTCTTTCTATTAGTTTTTTTATTTCTTCTGTTGTAGGAATCCTCGGACTGTGAACGTCGTATACTCCGGGTCCTATATCGTTGGGATATTGATATTCTTCAAATGTTTTTAGAAGTTCCATTTTGCTTCTTGAGGCTTCTATGCTGATGACATCTGCATCCATCTCTGCTATCCAATTTATTATCTCAGCAAAATCGCTGTAGCACATGTGGGTGTGTATTTGTGTGCTGTCTTTTACCCCCGAGCTTGCAAGTCTAAATGCTTTTATTGCCCATTTTAGATATTTTTCTCTTTCTGCTTTTTCCAGGGGAAGTCCTTCTCTAATTGCAGGTTCATCTATCTGAATTATTGTGCTTCCTTCCTTTTCTATCTCTTTGGTTTCGTCGCGTAGCGCAAGTGCTATTTGATATGCGACTTCCTCCATTGACAGGTCATCTCGCACAAAGCTCCACTTGAGCATTGTTACCGGGCCGGTTAACATGGCTTTTACTGGTTTTTTTGTCAGACTTTGAGCGTATTTTATCCATTCTCCAGAAAGGCTTCTGCTTCTGTATATGTCACCGTGTATTATAGGCGGTTTAACACACCTACTGCCGTAGCTTTGTACCCAACCGTTTTGTGTTGTACAGTAGCCTGGCAATAGTTCTGCAAAGTATTCCACCATGTCGTTCCTTTCTGGTTCTCCGTGAACAAGCACATCCAAACCTATTTGTTCCTGTTCCTTTATTATTCTATTTATCTGCTGTTTTATAAATTGTATGTATTCCTGCTTGCTTATTTCTCCTTTTTTATAGAGCTGTCTCTGTTTTCTTATCTCTTTTGTCTGTGGGAATGAACCTATTGTTGTGGTTGGATATAGTGGAAGATTAAGATATTCTTGTTGTATTTTTTTTCTTTCTTCGAAAGGTTTTGTTCTGGAGAACATGTCTTCTGTGAGTTCTTTTATCCTCTTCCTTACACTTTCTATTCTGCTTGCAGGGTGCTGCAATCTTTCTTTTATATGTGATTGATGTTCTTTGATTATGTTTTTATCTTCTTTGCCTTCTAACATCGATGCAAGAAGGCTTATTTCTCTGCATTTTTCTTCTGCAAATGACAGACTATTTTTAAGGTAGGTTTCCAGAAGGTGTTCTGTTCTTAAGCTAACGGGTACGTGTATAAGGGAGCAACTTGACGAGAGAAGGAGTCTGTTTCTTCCCAGTTTGTTTTCTATTTTTTGTATTATTCCAAGTGCCTGATTGAGGTCTGTTTTCCATATATTTCTTCCGTCTATAATTCCTACTGACAATTTTGTATTGTCAGGAATGTTTTTGCTTAGCAGTCTTCTGTAGTCTGTTCTGCAAAGATCTATGTGCAAATATTCTGTCTCTGATGAAAAGAATATTTCTGTGTTTTCTTCCCTGAGTCCGAAGTAGCTTGTAAGCATTATAGGGGGGCGATTTTCTGCTTTTGTTAATATATCATATGCTTTTTGGAATATGTTTTTTTGTTGTCTGGTAAGTTCTGTTGCAAGTATGGGCTCTTCCAATTGTACTAATTCTGCTTTGCCGGCTAATCTAGATAATAATTCTTGGTATGCTTCTATTATGTCATCTGCAAAATCCCATTTGCAGATGTCTGTTTCTGTGCTCAGGCTTATAAAGGTTATTGGTCCGGGAATTGCTGCTTTTACTCTGTATCCGTTACTTTTTGCCAGCTCTGTTTGTTCTTCTATGTGTGTTTTTTCTTTTAGTTTTATGACAGACTTCTTTTCAAACTCCGGTACTATGTAATGGTAATTGGTATCAAACCACTTGAGCATGGCCTGTGCAGGGGTGTTTTCTCTTTTGTATCCTCTTGCAAGGGCAAAGTAGAGTTCTGTGTCTTGTAGACCTGTTTTCTGGAATCTCTCCGGTATGAGCCCCAGGTTAAAAGCCATATCCAGAATATGGTCGTACAAGGAGAAATCACCTGCAGTGATAAGGCTTAATCCTGCTTCTGCCTGTGTTTTGTGGTTTTCTGAGATAAGTTTGTTTTTTATCTCTTTTAGTTGGTGTTCTGTTGTTTGCCCTTTCCAGTATGATTCCAGGGCTTTTTTTAGCTCCCTGTTGGGACCTATTCTTGGAAAGCCGATTACGTGTGTTTCCATAAATGCTCCTTATAATGATATCAGGAGCAATACCTCGCCGGCGCGTACTTTTTTCCAAAGAGTATGCGCATACCTGCCCAAATCGCGAGGCAGTTTTGCTCCTTGGCAGGACGTCTCCTGGCTTCCGGCAATACAGCAGGGGCCTTCCCATCCTGTGGACAGTGACTTGCCTGCAAAAAGCCGATTACAGTGGCGCGTCCGCGACGGATTTTCACCGTCTTCCGTTTCCTGCCTGGTAAAGGCTAATATAGTTTCTATATTTTTTACTGTCAATCTTGTTGCGATTAAACTGGGCAAATAATGGCGACTCAGTGTAAAAATACTATAATGCTTATATTTATTGTCTTATGTTTTTATAAAAATCTTGTTTTGCATTGACAAATCCTGTTCTTGGTTTTAGTCTAAAATCAGGATGATTGGTATATTTCTTGCCGATGGAAAATTTTTCCCTGTTTTGGATGAGTGTTCTGGCGGGGCTAAGCGTCTTGTTATTTCTCCAGTCAGAGAGAATCAGGAGCGTATAGTTGTGTCTGTTGTTCTGCGTTCTGAGTCTGAGGAGCGTTATCTTGGGTCTCTTACTGTTGAGTCTTCTTGTAATGAGGCTATTGTGGAGATGCTACTGCGTAATGGCACCATTTTTACCAGTCTTTCCTGTGGGGATTCTGTATCTAGGCTCAAGGTTTTTCTTGATGATTCTTCCTCGTATTCTATGCCAGATCTAGATATGTTGTCTGCAGAAGAGAAAGATGCTCTTGTGGATGAGATGGTAGTCAGAGGAGATGTTGAGGATGCAGGGGATTTTTCTGAGTGGGAGGATGATACTGTGCAAAAGTCACGTCCGTGGACTTACTGGGTTTTATTGTTTGCTGGTGTTCTTCTTGCGCTTACTGCTTGTCTTGCAATAGCTTATCTGGTTTATGTTGTTTTTTTGCGCAGTGAGCCTGCTCCTCCTATAGTTTTTTCCTCTTCTGCTTTCTTTTTTCCTGTTATTGTAAGTTTGCTTTTATGAGTTTTTCTTTTCTTTAGCCGGAGGCAGCGCAGGGATGCTATGCGTCCCTGCGCGTTCGGTATTAAATTTTATTTTTATTCTTTCTCGGGGGCTGGTAAAATTTCTTTTTCTTGTTAATCTTTGTCTATGAGATTGTTATGGCTTTTGCTTTCTTGTTTTTTGTTGTTCTCATGTCTTTCCGATGATACTTCCTATCAGAAGCCTTTTTCTGATTTTGTTTCTTGGGCTGTTTCTGATTCTTTAGACTTGCCTGCACCTTATACTTATATGTCTTTAGCAAGGGAGATGGAGGAGGCTGCTCCAGGAGGGGCTTTTTTTGCCGCAGCTGTGCTTGAGGATAAGGGGCATAGGGACGGGGCTCTTATTGCTTATTCTTATGCGGCAGAGAAATCTGAGCTTGCTACTGCGCGTTATTTTGCTCTGGAGGCTATTGTTGATATCGCAAGAGAAAAGGGAGATTTTTCTATTGTTGATAAGTATATAAGAGAAAATATGCTTATTTCTGGGGAGTTTTCTTTTTATGCTTCTGCTCTTTTTGAGGCTTGGGCAAGAACTGGAGGTGGAAATCGTAAGTTTCTGGATTCTTTTTTGTCTCGCAGGTATGATTCTTCTTCTTATGTGTGGGCTGCTATTGCGAGGGCTGCTCTTGAAGACAGTTATGATAAAAAGCTTGCTTATTATATAGATGTTTTATTTACTGTTTCTTCCGATAATATTCCGGCTGATTTCTGGTTGTTTTTTAAGCCTTTTTCTCTGCCTGAGACATCTGCTTATGGGCTTCTTTCCCGCGCCGTATATTATTCTAAGATGGAGAATTATACTCTTGCTGTAAGTTATTATAAGAGATATGCAAGTACTGCTCCTATGTTTTCTCCTGTTATTCTCTATGATTTTTACAGGGCTTATAGGCTTTATGGTAGGTTGAGTGAAGGGGCAGAGTATTTTTACAAGCTTTCTTCCTCTGTTTCTGATTATTCTTATGAGCTTCTGGATTATGCTGCAAGGTTGTACCGCTTTTCTGGTGCTCCCAGAGCTTCTACGGCTGTATGGCAGGATATTCTTGATTATCAGCTTTCTCTGTTACCGGACAAGAGGGATACCGCTGTAATAGAACGTGCAGCGTGGTATCTTTTTGCCAATGCCATAAGAATATCGGATGATGCTGTTTTTGATGTTCTTTCTTATCTTACGGAGAAGAATGTCCTTTATTCTGCCTCTGGAGGGGGATTGTTCTCTACTGATATTTTTGCCCCGGAGCTTGATGATTTTATTTCTGTATTTATCCGTGAGAAAAAATGGTATTCTTTGGTCCGCCTCTATTCAGAACTTGAGTTTTCTTTGTCTCCAAGGCATGCTGCTTTGCTTTCTTCTGTCATTCTTCAAGCTGCAGGTGCGGATTTTATGGATTTGTCGGATAGCTTTGCAAAAAAGCTTAGAGAGGTGTTAAAGAAAGCTGCATCGGATTCTCATGTGCATCCGTATTATTTTCTTCTTGCATATCCAAATAGAAATCCTCTTGATTACTACACAGGCTTGCGCACGGATAATGAGGCTTATACGGATCCTGATGCCGATGCGTTTTTAAAAACAGCTCTTTCTTTCTCTTTTCTTCCAGATTTTATTTTGTGGGTAGATAGGCTTTATAAAAGAGTAAGCCCGGATGTGCTTTATTCTGCTGCAAAAAAGCTCAGCTTGAGCGGTAATTATCTGGAAGCCATACGGCTTTTATCCGACATACATGATGAGGGTACAAGGTTATCTTTGCCAGTGGTAAAAGAGCTTATGTATCCTATGCCATATGTGTCCATAGCATCGGAAGAAGCAGAAAAGAGAAGTGTGCCTCTTTTTCTTGTGTATGGCCTCATGCGGGAAGAGAGTCTTTTTACACCTTCTATCAATTCCCATGCGGGAGCCATGGGGCTTATGCAGCTTATGCCGGATACTGCAGAAGAAGAAAGGAAAAAAATTGGGCTTTCTCCAGGCAATCTCAATGCTCCGGGTTATAACATAGCAATAGGTACCTCCTACCTGGCAAGATTGATAGAACGCTTTAAGCTTCCTATGTATGCACTTGCGGCATATAATGCAGGGCCTTCCAGGCTCAACCTGTGGATGAGTTCTTATAAAGATTTGCCACCTTTATTGTGGCTAGAAGCTTTGCCTATACGTGAGACAAGACATTACCTGAGAAAAGTGTTATCATCATCCATATACTATGCAAGCATCTACAAAGGACGTCATACCCGTGATACCCTATTTATGCTGACGGGTACGGATGTGGTTCTTGCACTACATACACAAGGAGAATAGCATGACGATGTACAAAGCAATCCTGTTGGGCGCACTTCAGGGGATAACAGAGTTCTTGCCAGTATCAAGCTCCGGACACCTTGTAATTGCCCAGCATCTTCTGGGGGTAGGCGACATTCCGCTGTTATTTGACGTTTTGCTCCATGTTGCCACCCTTATAGTTGTTTTGGGAGTTTTCTGGAACAAAATAGCACCGATACTCATTTCTCTCTTCCGACTGTTAACTGGCAGTAGAACAGAAGAAGACCGTGCCAACGGCAAACTTGCCCTAATACTGCTCATAGGAACTGCAATAACTGCAGGATTAGGCCTTGTAATAAAGGACCTGCCAATCTTTGCCAATCCACACTTTACATCGGCCATGTTTCTGGTGACAGCAGTCCTTCTTATGAGCACGGCCTTTGCAAAAAAACAGGGTAGAAACCTAAGACAGATAAAAATATCAGATGGAATAATAATCGGTCTTATACAAGGCCTAGCAGTAATTCCTGGTATCTCACGCTCTGGCAGTACAATCAGTGCAGGCCTTTTAAAAGGCATAGACAGAGAAAGCGCCGGCGACTTCTCCTTTTTACTTTTTGTTCCGGCCGTACTTGGTGCACTCATACTGGAGCTCAAAGATCTTGGTCAGCTTGCAACAGACATCCCTTTTAACTACATGCTGTCCGGAATGCTCTCCGCATTTATCGCAGGTTATTATGCTCTGCTTTTTCTTCTGCGTCTTATAAGAGGTGGAAAACTATACCTCTTCTCAATCTACCTTATACCCGTAGGAATCCTTGGCCTGATATACCTATAAAATTATACCGAACGCACAGCCCGCGATTAGCCGCGGACTGTGCTGCCTGCGGCATAAATAAAAAATCAAAAATCATATTTATAGAATTTGACAACTGTGCATAGGTTATTTATACTGAAATTATTACTAAAAGTATATATAAGGGATTTGATCATGAAAAATAAATCATTTTATTTTCTTCTATTTATTATTATAACAATAATTACCACTGCTTGTCCTGTTATGGAAAACACATCCTCTGCAAGCCATGTATTGATAAATACAGGTGTAGAATTAGATGATATGCCGGACAGACAGACAAGCCTTACGGATATAACTTCCTTTTATCTTACTGTAAGTGCAAAAGACATGGAGACCATATCTAGGACATTTGCATCGCAGGAAATAGCTCTGGATGTGCCCTCTGGTTTATCCAGAGTTTTTACACTAGAAGCACGGGACAATAATGGCAGTATACTTTTTTCTGGACAATCAACAGTAGACCTTTATCCCGGAGATACTGTTACAGTAAAGATTACAATGAGGGAAACTCTGTACACCATAACCTTTGACAAGCAGGGAGGTACGGGTGGAACAACCACCGTTACGGCAGAGTATAACCAGCCGATGCCAGCTGCAACAGCTCCAACCAAGATAGGATATACCTTTGCAGGATACTTTGATTCACCGTCAGGTGGAGTACAGTATTATATGCAGGATATGAGCAGTGCAAGAGACTGGGATAAAAGACAGAATACAACCCTCTATGCACAGTGGCTGAATATATCATATACCTTTACTACTGCCGATGCAACGGGCAGACAGGGGCCCAGTCAGTCACAGCTTGATGCAGCATATACAGGGACAAACCTTGAGGGTTCTGTTACTGCAAGCTCCACAGGTATACAGAAATGGACAGTGCCTAATACAGGAACTTATAGGATTATTGCTTACGGAGCTTCTGGAGCCAATGCTGGCAGTAGTTCTTACGGTAGAG
This sequence is a window from Spirochaetia bacterium 38H-sp. Protein-coding genes within it:
- the infA gene encoding translation initiation factor IF-1, with product MAKEEAIEVEGIVKEALPNTMFRVELETGHTILAHLSGKMRKYFIRIVPGDKVKVALSPYDLTRGRIIYRER
- a CDS encoding TraR/DksA family transcriptional regulator, encoding MDKAFIAEMKNKLFELKKEILSNLAQENEELEELLNNTEDKDLVDIASADIDRRILNSLEGHELRRLNLIDSALARIENGKYGYCLKDGKPIPKERLEAIPYALYCLDCQKEQERKKKLNI
- a CDS encoding MBL fold metallo-hydrolase, whose protein sequence is MVKKIVSGQLGCNSYIYIDENNNSQYIIDPGTEPDKIIDYIDTSLKIRAIICTHGHLDHIAGLNYLKSKLKEITNIIPPVYIGEEDSIFISDKAEEIHRKFFAKMGIDYENLISHNIQLMSEHVTVKEGSKIDNLTIIHTPGHSPGSICIYSRQEKILFSGDTLFDMSIGRTDLLFSNPQEIFYSLAKLCRLPEETIVYPGHGETTTIGKEKEYNSFIRQIY
- a CDS encoding DEAD/DEAH box helicase, which gives rise to MQHRIQQSKKNSSFLDSAKIRQAIEKKKDILIETEKNIIPYPAYFFRNKKNKIKREGLLVTWSETRIIDLIKQANTNNDRTFTFIGGKTSPRKEAGALNFPSKAVCGTNTRIIDHIRRENLSLEDVDTLIIEIPDKDNESLEPFFADIEFIISKIPSKPNIIAISSNIEKAENQLKKLSLHPQIINLSMWKKSRTENIIIETEDKKQDKSFIVSSLILAYGLKKTICYAEENLVEKIAKELTRLGIATGTILKNDVKSKIEKNVQKFSSLEIEILIIEEGQDFPPIYTTQAIIFTSPPSIKNYNQAINCLSPRTPSTFVFILSNYITDNNIEELKKKVVTDMKKENIPNIEQVISGFLGRLKEHIKEEDTEELEKYKKLFKKNIPLNMRSYVSGFMLKTILQTKDIKITPMQDIFIGAGKNRKIFPGDIKNLLISLEGVKESDIGNIRIMDNYSFAEVNETIIDKVVESLNGIEFKGKKLTVNYGKKKL
- the metE gene encoding 5-methyltetrahydropteroyltriglutamate--homocysteine S-methyltransferase, whose product is METHVIGFPRIGPNRELKKALESYWKGQTTEHQLKEIKNKLISENHKTQAEAGLSLITAGDFSLYDHILDMAFNLGLIPERFQKTGLQDTELYFALARGYKRENTPAQAMLKWFDTNYHYIVPEFEKKSVIKLKEKTHIEEQTELAKSNGYRVKAAIPGPITFISLSTETDICKWDFADDIIEAYQELLSRLAGKAELVQLEEPILATELTRQQKNIFQKAYDILTKAENRPPIMLTSYFGLREENTEIFFSSETEYLHIDLCRTDYRRLLSKNIPDNTKLSVGIIDGRNIWKTDLNQALGIIQKIENKLGRNRLLLSSSCSLIHVPVSLRTEHLLETYLKNSLSFAEEKCREISLLASMLEGKEDKNIIKEHQSHIKERLQHPASRIESVRKRIKELTEDMFSRTKPFEERKKIQQEYLNLPLYPTTTIGSFPQTKEIRKQRQLYKKGEISKQEYIQFIKQQINRIIKEQEQIGLDVLVHGEPERNDMVEYFAELLPGYCTTQNGWVQSYGSRCVKPPIIHGDIYRSRSLSGEWIKYAQSLTKKPVKAMLTGPVTMLKWSFVRDDLSMEEVAYQIALALRDETKEIEKEGSTIIQIDEPAIREGLPLEKAEREKYLKWAIKAFRLASSGVKDSTQIHTHMCYSDFAEIINWIAEMDADVISIEASRSKMELLKTFEEYQYPNDIGPGVYDVHSPRIPTTEEIKKLIERAAKYIKKEKLWINPDCGLKTRDWAEVIPALKNMVTAAQEMRKQ
- a CDS encoding lytic transglycosylase domain-containing protein; translation: MRLLWLLLSCFLLFSCLSDDTSYQKPFSDFVSWAVSDSLDLPAPYTYMSLAREMEEAAPGGAFFAAAVLEDKGHRDGALIAYSYAAEKSELATARYFALEAIVDIAREKGDFSIVDKYIRENMLISGEFSFYASALFEAWARTGGGNRKFLDSFLSRRYDSSSYVWAAIARAALEDSYDKKLAYYIDVLFTVSSDNIPADFWLFFKPFSLPETSAYGLLSRAVYYSKMENYTLAVSYYKRYASTAPMFSPVILYDFYRAYRLYGRLSEGAEYFYKLSSSVSDYSYELLDYAARLYRFSGAPRASTAVWQDILDYQLSLLPDKRDTAVIERAAWYLFANAIRISDDAVFDVLSYLTEKNVLYSASGGGLFSTDIFAPELDDFISVFIREKKWYSLVRLYSELEFSLSPRHAALLSSVILQAAGADFMDLSDSFAKKLREVLKKAASDSHVHPYYFLLAYPNRNPLDYYTGLRTDNEAYTDPDADAFLKTALSFSFLPDFILWVDRLYKRVSPDVLYSAAKKLSLSGNYLEAIRLLSDIHDEGTRLSLPVVKELMYPMPYVSIASEEAEKRSVPLFLVYGLMREESLFTPSINSHAGAMGLMQLMPDTAEEERKKIGLSPGNLNAPGYNIAIGTSYLARLIERFKLPMYALAAYNAGPSRLNLWMSSYKDLPPLLWLEALPIRETRHYLRKVLSSSIYYASIYKGRHTRDTLFMLTGTDVVLALHTQGE
- a CDS encoding undecaprenyl-diphosphate phosphatase, whose translation is MYKAILLGALQGITEFLPVSSSGHLVIAQHLLGVGDIPLLFDVLLHVATLIVVLGVFWNKIAPILISLFRLLTGSRTEEDRANGKLALILLIGTAITAGLGLVIKDLPIFANPHFTSAMFLVTAVLLMSTAFAKKQGRNLRQIKISDGIIIGLIQGLAVIPGISRSGSTISAGLLKGIDRESAGDFSFLLFVPAVLGALILELKDLGQLATDIPFNYMLSGMLSAFIAGYYALLFLLRLIRGGKLYLFSIYLIPVGILGLIYL
- a CDS encoding InlB B-repeat-containing protein codes for the protein MKNKSFYFLLFIIITIITTACPVMENTSSASHVLINTGVELDDMPDRQTSLTDITSFYLTVSAKDMETISRTFASQEIALDVPSGLSRVFTLEARDNNGSILFSGQSTVDLYPGDTVTVKITMRETLYTITFDKQGGTGGTTTVTAEYNQPMPAATAPTKIGYTFAGYFDSPSGGVQYYMQDMSSARDWDKRQNTTLYAQWLNISYTFTTADATGRQGPSQSQLDAAYTGTNLEGSVTASSTGIQKWTVPNTGTYRIIAYGASGANAGSSSYGRGAHIEGEFSLSAGDVLWILVGQQGLGAYVPYANLGGGGGSFVSRGADLATSTLLIAAGGGGAVGASATSDSNGQASENGAPGYHDDYFDPGNTSNNQGGTGGNAGGAGNETGMDSAAGINKSDLGSTAAQSFFSGGLGSQVAAGTNNGDGGFGGGGARIENSASGTTYATAGGGGGYSGGGASDGTNGMPFYGGGGGSYNTGANPQNITGGAPVGDGKVEIIYLGP